In Parambassis ranga unplaced genomic scaffold, fParRan2.1 scaffold_84_arrow_ctg1, whole genome shotgun sequence, the genomic stretch cagacagacagagagaggacagacagacagagagacagagagacagacagacagagagaggacagagagacagacagagacagacacacagacagacagacaggcagacagacagacagacagacagagagacagaggacatacagacagacagacagacaggcagacagacagagagacagacagaggacagacagacagacaggcagagagagacagagagacagacaggcagacagacagagagacggagagacagacagagagacagaggacagacagacagacagacagacagagagaggacagagagacagacagacagacagagacagacacacagacagacagacagaggacagagacaggaaacacAGTGTTGGTGAAGGTGATCTCAGATCTCTGTTTTCTCATCTGTTTTAACTCATGATCTactggtggggggggggggctgttcaGGTCTGCACCACCGAAGAAGAAAGCCGCTCTACTTTGAGCCCACTATGGCGGCTGTGTGAGGGTCACTGAGGgtcaccacacaaacacacagagctaccATCAGACTTACCGACTGTTTAACCCAGGAAGGGCTGGAACAACAAGGGCCACAGTTTAACCCCCAAAGCACCAGTTCATTTCTGAAGATCAACGTTTATTTAAAATGTCCCAAAACATCCAGAAAATTCTACGAGGccaaaacatttataaataataTCCAGAAACGTCCAAAATGATTCCCCACAGTGAACGTCTGCTTCCTAAATACTGTAAGTACAAACTATAGATAAATCATAACAACACATGTGTAACATGAATCCTGATCAACTGATAGAAAACCAATCAAATCCTCTGGAGAATATCAGAGAGCGGTGTCAAGAATACAAACATCctaaaatatgaattaaaataaatatttaacatcTGGAAAATCCACGTGTCAAAAGTAGAAGAATGCTCCTACACACATGATGAAGACGTTAcaaacacagacccacacaggaAGCACCTACAGGCGGCTGAAGCTCCACCTACACTCAGCCTGGGAGGGGGCGGGGTCAGCTGCCTTTACGTACTTTTTGGTCTTCGCTCGGCGGCGGCGACACTTTAACCCCCGACGCTTCCCCTGATGAGCTCGGTAAACTCTTCGCTTCAGACTGAGCGACTGGAGGCATCGGAGACACCAGAGACTTATTCTTCACCAGAGTGGACagaactgaggaggaggaggaggaggaggagagggaggaggaggaggaggaggagagggaagaggaggaggagagggaggagagggaggaggaggagagggaggagagggaagaggaggaggagagggaggagagggaggaggaggagagggaggaagaggaggaggaggagagggaggaggaggaggaggaggaggagagggaggaggaggagagggaggagagggaggaggaggagagggaggaagaggaggagagggaggaggagaggaggaggagaggagagggaggaggaggagaaggaggaggagagggaggagagggaggaggaggagagggaggaggaggaggagagggagggaggaggagaggaggagagaggaggagaggaggaggcggagagggaggagagggagaggagggaggaagaggaggaggaggaggaggaggagaggagagggaggaggaggaggaggaggagagggaggagggaggaggaggagagggaggaggaggagagggaggaggaggaggagaggaggaggaggaggaggagagggaggagagggaggagcaggagaggaggaggaaggaagaggaggagagggaggaggaggaggaggaggaggagagggaggaggaggaggagagggaggagaggaggaggaggagagggagggaagaggaggaggagaggaggaggaggaggaggagaggagaggaggaggaggaggagagggaggggaggaggaggaggagaggaggaggaggagaggagaggagaggaggagagggaggaagaggaggagagggaggagaggaggaggaggagaggagagaggaggaagaggaggagaggaggcggaggaggaggaggagagggaggagaggaggaggaggagagggaggagagggaggaggaggaggaggaggaggagagggaggagagggaggaggaggagagggaggaagaggaggagagggaggaggaggaggaggaggagagggaggaagaggaggagaggagaggaggagagggaggagagggaggagaggaggaggagagaggaggaagaggaggaggagcggttAGACAGTGTAGCAGTGAAGCAGCCAGTGCAGGTCTGGGTCTGGTCCTACCTTCTCTGGTCAGGTTCTCGGCGGCGCTCATGGCCCTCCCGCTCAGGTCGCTCACCATGTTGTCCACCGTGGCCTCGTGGCGGAGGAAGACGGGCCGCACCACCTTGTTGTAGATGATCTGGGAGCCGTTCCACGACATGGGGGCCATGCACCACAGCAGGAAGAGACACTGGGACCACAGGGGACACAAAGACCGGTTACTGGGTTTGGTCCTCTGTATTTATGTGTGGCTGCAGGAGGTCTTACCTTAAAGGCGTAGTAAAAAGGGAACCAGTACAGGAAGATGTCAGAGAAGAACTCGCCCAGACTGAAGACGCCGTACACCACCCAGTAcgtcagccattttgtgtcgTCCTCTTTGCTGGCGCTTTCGATGGCTTTGATTCTGCAGACGTTCAGAGGACGAGTTCTCAGGAGGATcagcaaacatcacacacagctacGAGCAAAATCTGAAAAATGACACACGCTCACGAGTAATACGCTGGATAGACGAAACCAATCAGGttgcagaggagggaggcacCATATCCATACACCAGGTAGAGTCCGGTCAGTGAGACGGCACCTGGACGAGGACACGCAGAGACACACGTCACATGATGTTTACAGAGTTCATCAGACTGTGCTGCAGGTGAACGAATCAGAGGAGTCAAATTAAAGAGAGAGTGTCTGCAGTTCCCTCAGTGTCCACTAGAAGCTGGGTCCAACAGTGAGTCTGTCCTCAGATGTTTAAAGAGAGTAAACTGTGTTGAGGTGTCCTCTCAGCGGGGACGTCAGTCCTCCTGAGGTTTAGTAAACCTGCTCACTCTGGTCCTGCTGTCAACAGTCACAGCTTTTCAGATCCATAAAAACCTCCAACACAGTCTAACTGTGACTGGAGGCTGAGGACCGCCGACAGAACAACGACAGAACAacgacagaacacagacagaacaatgacagaacaacgacagaacaatgacagaacacagacagaacaatgACAGAACATGACAGAACAACGACAGAACAACGACAGAACAACGACAGAACAACGACAGAACAcggacagaacacagacagaacaatgacagaacacagacagaacaacgacagaacaacaacagaacacagacagaacacagacagaacaatgacagaacacagacagaacaacaacagaacaacaacagaacacagacagaacaatgacagaacatgacagaacacagacagaacaacGACAGAACAacgacagaacacagacagaacaatgacagaacatgacagaacacagacagaacaacGACAGAACAacgacagaacacagacagaacaatgACAGAACAACGACAGAACAATGACAGAACATGACAGAACAACGTCAGAACAGCGGCAGAACGCCGACAGAACATGACAGAACACAGACTGAACGCCGACAGAACAACGACAGAACAATGACAGAACAATGACAGAACAATGACAGAACATGACAGAACAACGACAGAACAacgacagaacacagacagaacaatgacagaacatgacagaacacagacagaacaacgacagaacacagacagaacaatgacagaacatgacagaacacagacagaacaatgacagaacacgacagaacacagacagaacaacgacagaacacagacagaacaatgacagaacacagacagaacaatgacagaacaacgacagaacacagacagaacatgACAGAACAACGACAGAACAATGACAGAACAACGACAGAACAATGACAGAACAATGACAGAACAACGACAGAACAATGACAGAACATGACAGAACAATGACAGAACAATGACAGAACAatgacagaacacagacagaacaatgACAGAACGCCGACAGAACAACGACAGAACGGCAACAGAATGCTGACAGAACAATGACAGAACAATGACAGAGAGCCAGATATGAATACGTCTGTGTGAATGAGCTGAGGCTGCagagctgtgagtctgtgtgagtctgtgtccgTCTGTGTCGggctgtgtgagtctgtgtcggtctgtgtgagtctgtgtcgggctgtgtgagtctgtgtcggGCTGTGGACTTTCTGAGTTAAAGGCATTTCAAGAGGCAGCGACAGACATCAGAAAtattcagagacagacaggaagtgagaaggTTCCTACCTCTAATCAGATTATGCTGCCGTTCACACATGAGgccgctctgctctgctgcctgtTTAATCTGCTTTAACACTCGGGCTGAGAGACAGCGAGCGCCAGGCACCGCTGACATCATGTCCTCACTGACCATCACCCgccgccgcagcagcagcagcagcagcagcagcagcagcagctctctgctgttctccactgttctctgctgttctgtcatgtctgtccaaacactgtttacaggCTGTAAAGCTTCAGTAGAACCAGGTCACCTTCAGGgtttgtgtttcctgtggttTGTTTTGATAAAGGTTTGCTGCTGCATGAGTACATTTCCCTTCAGCCATCAATAAGGTTATTGATCttaaggaggaggagcagccagtgGAAGAAATACTTTTGAGACTTCTCACTAAACCAAAACAAGGCGCTAAAAGGAGCTAAAAGACTTCTGTGAGTCAACGGGACAAACTGATGAACTGCTGAGCTTCCTGTTTGGAGACGTGAGCTCTTCACAGGAGGATTACCCGATTCCTCTAACACTCACATGTACACTCAGTATGTgaacagacccacagacccaaaCAGAAGGAACCAGAACCACAGACTGAACAGGGACCGCAGCTCAGGACTCACGTACCGCCGGCCAGGATCTTCTTCTTGATCCCAgttttctcctccacctttccCAGAAAATCCGTCACCACGTTCTTCTCGTTCAGAAACTTCTCCGCTCGCTCTCTGATGGAGGACAGGACGTCCAGCAGGCCCATGGTCCTCCTCTGTCAGACACCTGAGACACACCAGCAGGAGGGAGAGCGACCTGCTGCGAGCGGGGACACAGCCGAGTGATAATCCTCTGACTGCACCCATCTGCGTCAAccagggggggaggggggagagggggaggaagagggagggaacTCAGGTGACCGGAACCGACGTTTACAGTCACCCAGAATAAACCTGAATACGTTTGAAACAgattaaaaatacattcattaATGAAACCAGGAGTCTCCAGGAGGCCTGTCCTGTCTGCAGAGGGCTCAGGTTCACCTGGAGGAGCAGACTTTTAGGCTCAGAGGTCGAAGGTCAGTCTgcatcctgctgctgcctgtcttaAAGGTGCAGCTTCTCTGCTGGCTATTtcagccacaagggggcagaGTCATGTGGAACATGGTGCAGAGCTGTAGGCTGCTCAGAAACAGTTAAAAACAGTGTAATGACCCCTCAGACCTCAGGAGGCGCTGCAGGCGCTCTGACAGCTGGAGCCTCCCCCCGCCGGCCGCAGCAGCTGGAATGCAGCGGGCAGGCCGACACGCGTCCTCCTGCACATCACAtccagacagagcagcaggaggacatgAGAGGATACCGGGGCGTCAAGTACACTTTATTCATCTTCTGCTACTTCCTGTGGGTGAGTCGTGCGCTCAGGTCAGCGTGGAGccacacacatcacaacaccTGTGTGACTCCAGCTGGACAGAGCGCTGCACCGTGTGGTCAGAAGTATGTGGACGCTGTACATTTCAACAGAACTGTCATAGGACAAACACTTTatggaggcaggaggaggatttttaacattataaaaacatcacacagatgtacagcacacacacacacacacacacacacacacactcctcaggaGTGaaagttagcttagcttcatcAGAGCTGAATAAAACATGCGCTGATCTGCCCCCTGCAGGTGGTGAGCGCCGTCCTCATCGTGGTGGGGATCTACGCCAAGGTCGCCAAAGAGAAAGGTGTGATGTGATCGTGTAGCGTTAGCAGCTAGCTGTGTTCTCCTGAACACTGAGAACTCAGAGCATGTTATCTGTTTGGTccttatttttatatttctcaGTGTTTCcttgtattgatttattgactCATTATTCCTTGTCTGTTATTTTTATATACACTTGGATTAAGgttgtttatgttgttgtttacgAGGACGCCCTTTTAAGGACGAAACAACTTTTAGGGCGGAGCCTCTGTTTGTTGGGTTAAAGTGATGAAACGATGGAAAcacatcgtgtgtgtgtgtgtgtgtggaggggggggggtgtggcaGCTTATCAAAACATAGCTgatcacacccccccccccctgcacaCCCTGCTGGCTGTGATGTCAGAGTTGAAGTGGACGTGTGTCTTTGTGATCTTCAGAGAGTGACAGTTTAAATGTGGCTTCAGAGTCCCTGTTAGAACCAGGAaggaagagtgtgtgttcaaacatgtgtgtgtgtctcgttTCACATAGTTTTGGGGACACACGTCATGTGCATACATGTTGGGACAAAGTCTGGATtcctgatttgtttttacaattaagaaacatgctggtgtgtgtctgtgtctgtgtgtgtctgcctgtctgtgtgtgtgtgtgtctctgtgtgtgtgtgtgtgtgtgtgtctctgtgtgtgtgtgtgtgtgtgtgtgtgtgtgtgtgtctctgtgtgtgtgtggttgtgtctgtgtgtgtgtgtgtctctgtgtgtgtctgtgtgtgtgtgtgtctgtgtgtgtgtgtgtctctgtgtgtgtgtgtgtgtgtctgtgtgtgtgtctgtgtgtgtgtctgtgtctctctctgtgtgtgtgtgtgtgtgtgtctccctgtctgtgtgtgtctgtgtgtgtgtctgtgtgtgtctctgtgtgtctctgtgtgtgtctgcgtgtctctctctctctctctgtgtgtttgtgtgtccgtgtgtgtgtagatgtggtAGACACTCTGACGGTGGACCCGGCTCTGCTGCTGATCATCGTGGGCTCGGTGATGTTCCTCATCACGTTCCTCGGCTGCTTCGGCGCGCTGCGTAACGCCACCTGCCTGCTAAAGACGGTAACTCAGAATGAGGACTTCACCGCCACAGTTTTCAGAGTGCTTGTTTCTCAGGCCGTCTGTCGTTGCAGTTCCTGGCCTTCCTGGCggtcatcctcctcctgcagactgCAGCCGGAGTCGTGGGGTATCTCTTCACTGACATGGTGAGGCCGCGCTCGGCACAGAGAGTCACATCAGACTAAGACTAACCCGCACCGCTGTGGTGTTCAGGTGATGGAGAGGACGGAGAAGCTGATGATGAAGGCCATCGTGCGGTACAGGGAGGACCAGGACCTGGAGAACGCCATCGACTTCATCCAGAAGAAGGTGAGTGAGAACAGCTGTGTGAGGCCGACAGACTGTCAGACGACACCCTGatggctgctgtgtgtccagTTCCAGTGCTGCGGGGTGGAGGACTACAAGGACTGGTCCCACAACATCTACTTTCAGTGTTTGGACACTAACCCCAGCCTGGAGGCCTGCGGGGTTCCTTTCTCCTGCTGCATCCACCTGCAGAACCAGGTCAGAGCTGCAGCcctgtgtgacatcacacagtggACGCACAGTGGTCATACTGTcctgtgattggtcagctccTCCTTAGCGTCACATTAACCctgtcctctccctctcagacCGTCCTGAACACCATGTGTGGTTACGGGATGCAGCAGCTGGGGGAGCCCCTGGCCCGTCAGAACATCTTCACCATCGGCTGCCTGGAGAAGATCATCTGGTGGGCCAAGAACAACCTGCTGCTGGTGGCGGGGCTGAGCggcggcctgctgctgctggaggtaaCGCAGCGCCGCAGGTAGACCGCCCCCTCAGACCTGCTGACGGTGTGTGACCCTGTGACTGTTTCCTCGGCAGGTCTGCATGATGTctctggctgcagctcagatCTCCTGGATCAGAAAAGTCCAGCGACAGAAGAAAGAGCCGGCAGCTGTGAAGTCAGGGAGGAAGGACAGCTTGTGGTATCCTGCGTTTGCAGACTTTGACGATGACtaacagagagcaggaggactGAGCAGCACCGTGAGTCTGCAGGATGCGGGCGTACTACCTCATGTGAACCCCCCTCACATCCACACACCAGAGTCTGAGGTGTCGGCGCCACACGGCCTCATCAGGGTCTGAACTTTCATGAAACATGTGACTTCAGTTCAAAATGCGATCTGATATAATGTGCTGTCTGATAAATGTGAATATGTCATAAAATCCTGACGGGTGCAGAGATCATTGTGATTGTTGTTCAGAATCACAGCAGTGACCCCTGCAGGCTCATCACTTCACTGCATGCTTCAGTGTTAAACAGTTCATGAATCTGCGGGACGCTGCGTTACGACATCAAGGTTTCTGTCCTAGAGGACATCAACTCCCAGCAGGCCCCTCAGTAATCCTGCAGCTAATCCCTGTTGTTCCTCCCTCACTCGTTAATTCCTCATTGTGACTTTAATCTGTGGTGGATTAGCAGCCAGGCACATGGCTGCGTGGTGCTGCAGCGTGAGGCGCACGGGACCGAATCCTGCAGCACCACGCAGCAGGATTCGGTCCCGTGCGCCTCACGCTCACCTGCTTGGATTAGTGCAGGTAAAAATAGCTGCTGTCATCCTCAGGCTGGTTGTTCTGTTGACACCGAGGGGTACAGGCTGCACTTCTCCTCAGTCAGCAGCTCAGCCACCTGCTACATCAGGGAAGTACAGACCGagctttatttctaagataagtcagctaaatgagcacctgcataggaacagtctgtttaaagtgatccagtctggattcagagcccaccaCAGACCAGAaccagcactgcttaaagtcactaatgacctcctcatggcatcggaccggggactcgtctctgtactcgttctactggatctcagtgctgcctttgacagagtagatcatcgcatcctgctacacagattagaatatgagattaggattacagggacagcactgcgctggtttaaataatatttatctgacagatttcactttgttcatgttaacgatgtgtcttccacaggtacaagggttaaccacggtgttccacagggttctgtgctcggaccgatcctgtccaccctctacatgctccctctaggaaacatttAGAGCTGACCAGTCAAATCATTAAATGTTATAttactatttaaaaaaacattctgtgggctaagctaagctaagctaagctaagctagcatatcccagtctgtgtgtgtgtgtgtgttcagtaatAACATGTCTGTACTCCTGCATGGAAGAAAGatgaaacatgttttatttcaaatacaAATAGAAACGAATGACACAAACAAACGACAGATAAAAAACacgtgatgatgatgatgatgatgatgatgatgcagctgGATGAAGACGCTTCGGTAGATGTGAAATGCTAGTTGGTGGTTGGCAGATGAACGTTGAGGTTAAAACAACAGATTAAGGCAGGTCTACGTCACACGGAGGCCGACGCTCAGACGCACATCACCACAAACAGCTGACTTCATGTTCAGGTGTGTGTCCGAGCTGCAGCCGGGGGGGTCCCTGTGAGAGGGGCGGCGGACAGGAAACACATCCACCCACCACAGAACCACAGGAGCCGAGCAGGTTCTCAGTTTGACACTTTAAAGATAAAGACCGTCACGTTTTAGAAACCAGATTATCATGGTGTTTAATTAAAAGCCCCTGAACAGCCCCTGACCCTGAACAGGACAGGCGGGCTCAGATTATGGACGGCTGATGTGGACAGTGAGGCAGGCGAGGACAGGAATCCCTTAATTTGCACAGAGTCTTGTTTTTGAACAGCTGTCAGCTCCTTTATATCATTTTttgagaggtcagaggtcagagagccACAGAAGACAGGGAAACACTAATCTGTGTTACTGGATTACTAACTTGTTCTTCATCCATGCTCCTCCTTCAGGGTAGGTTTGGTTCCACAGTGTGTTTGAATGAGGATGAAGAGTCATCAAACAGAGAGAAGTAGACCCAGGAGAGGCGTCAGACCTACTAGAGTCTGTTCATGTTAGCTGCAACTGATGTTGGAACAAATAATCCCATAATCCCTACAGCACTTTGTTTACTTTGCAACATTTaagtcaaaacaacaacaacaacaacaaggagaAGAAAATAATGCACGTGGGCttcacaggaagccagagagGACGCATGCCAGCATGCTGATACAAAGGACAGAAGAAGACGGTTAAGAGCACTTGGATTCATTCGTTCCCCTTTCACCTTTCACCCACAGGGAGCACCGGCCAATCAGGTCC encodes the following:
- the LOC114431499 gene encoding tetraspanin-33 isoform X1, coding for MRGYRGVKYTLFIFCYFLWVVSAVLIVVGIYAKVAKEKDVVDTLTVDPALLLIIVGSVMFLITFLGCFGALRNATCLLKTFLAFLAVILLLQTAAGVVGYLFTDMVMERTEKLMMKAIVRYREDQDLENAIDFIQKKFQCCGVEDYKDWSHNIYFQCLDTNPSLEACGVPFSCCIHLQNQTVLNTMCGYGMQQLGEPLARQNIFTIGCLEKIIWWAKNNLLLVAGLSGGLLLLEQVCMMSLAAAQISWIRKVQRQKKEPAAVKSGRKDSLWYPAFADFDDD
- the reep6 gene encoding receptor expression-enhancing protein 6, which encodes MGLLDVLSSIRERAEKFLNEKNVVTDFLGKVEEKTGIKKKILAGGAVSLTGLYLVYGYGASLLCNLIGFVYPAYYSIKAIESASKEDDTKWLTYWVVYGVFSLGEFFSDIFLYWFPFYYAFKCLFLLWCMAPMSWNGSQIIYNKVVRPVFLRHEATVDNMVSDLSGRAMSAAENLTREVLSTLVKNKSLVSPMPPVAQSEAKSLPSSSGEASGVKVSPPPSEDQKVRKGS
- the LOC114431499 gene encoding tetraspanin-33 isoform X2; its protein translation is MRGYRGVKYTLFIFCYFLWVVSAVLIVVGIYAKVAKEKDVVDTLTVDPALLLIIVGSVMFLITFLGCFGALRNATCLLKTFLAFLAVILLLQTAAGVVGYLFTDMVMERTEKLMMKAIVRYREDQDLENAIDFIQKKFQCCGVEDYKDWSHNIYFQCLDTNPSLEACGVPFSCCIHLQNQTVLNTMCGYGMQQLGEPLARQNIFTIGCLEKIIWWAKNNLLLVAGLSGGLLLLEVCMMSLAAAQISWIRKVQRQKKEPAAVKSGRKDSLWYPAFADFDDD